TCGTCGACGAGCGGAGCGGCACGACGCTGTGCCGGCTGTATCCGCTCGACAAGGCCGCGAACGCCGACGGGATGCGCCGCTCCCTCGAGCCACCACCGCGGCCGAAGGGGACCGCACGAGCGGCACCGGTGATGCCACCGCTCCTGGCCAAGCTCGTCGCCGAGCAAGCGGCGACCGGGCTGCCGCCGGCGTATCTCCCGAAGGACGACCTCGTGCCCAGCGCTGTCGACGAGACCGGAGGTGCGTCGTGAACAAGAAGCTGCTGTCGCTGTTTGGCCTCAAGTGGAATCCGTTTTCCCCCGACGTACCGACCGATGCGCTGCTGGTCGCCCCGCGCATCGAGAGCTTCTGCTGGCGCGTCGAGAACCTCGCGCGCGAGGGTGGCTTCGCGCTCATCACGGGCGCGCCCGGCATCGGCAAGTCCTCCGCGCTGCGGCTGCTCGTCGAGCGGCTCGGCGCGCTGCGCGAGATCAAGATCGGCGTGATGGCCAGGCCGCACATCGGCGTCGCGGATTTCTATCGCGAGCTCGGCGACCTCTTTGGTGTGGAGCTCTCGCCGCACAATCGGTGGGCGGGCGCCAAGCTGCTGCGCGAGCGCTGGCAGTCCCACATCGACGCGGCGCTGGTGCGGCCGGTGCTCGTCGCCGACGAGGCGCAGGACATGTCGACCGCCGTGCTGAACGAGATGCGGCACCTGTCGAGCGCGCGGCTCGACTCGCACATGCTGCTGACGACGGTCCTCGCCGGCGACACGCGGCTCGTCGACAAATTCCGCAGCGACGACCTCTTGCCGCTCGCCAGCCGGATGCGCGTGAAGCTCAACCTCGACCGCGCGACCCCCGACGAGCTGGAGCAGTGCCTCCGGCACTGCATGACCAAGGCGGGCGCGAACAAGCTGATGACCACCGAGCTCGTCGCGACCTTGTGCGAGCACGCCGCCGGCAACTACCGCACGCTGATGACGATGGCGAACGAGCTGCTCGTCACCGGCGCGCAGCGTGAGGTCAAGCATCTCGACGAGAAGCTCTTCTTCGACTCGTACACGCCGACGACCAGCGAACCGATGACGAAGTCCGTCGTCGCTCCGAGCAAGCGACGATGAACCTCCCGACCGTGCGAGCGCACTGCCTCGCGGAGCACCCGCAGGCGCGGCGCTGGCTCATCGACGAGCTGTGGGCCGACGAAGCGGTCGGCATCGTCGGGGGCGAGCCGAAGTGCTGCAAGTCGTTTCTCGCGCTCGACATGGCGGTCTCGGTCGCCGGTGGGGTGCCGTGCCTGCGCCGCTTCGCGCCGGCGCAGACCGGGCGCGTGCTGCTCTTCGCCGCCGAGGACGCGCTGCATGTCGTGCGACAACGACTCGCTGGCATCGCGCTCGCCGCGGGCCGCGCGCTCGCCGACCTCGACATCCACGTCATCACCGCCCCGTCGGTGCGGCTCGATGTCGAGCGCGACCGCGACGCGCTCGTCGAGACCATCGCCGAGCTGCGGCCGAAGCTGCTCGTGCTCGACCCCTTTGTCCGCTTGCATCGCGTCGATGAGAACCTCTCCGGCGAGGTCGCGCCGCTCCTCGCGTACCTGCGCGAGCTCCAGCGGCGCTTTCACGTCGCGGTCGCGCTCGTGCACCACGCCCGCAAGGGCGGCGCCAAGATGCGGGCTGGCCAGGCCCTCCGCGGCTCGAGCGAATTCCACGCCTGGGGCGACTCGAACCTCTACCTGCGCCGGCACGGCGAGCAGCTCGCGCTCTCGGTCGAGCATCGCGCGGCAGCGGCGATCACCGCGGTCTCCCTCCAGCTCGCGATCGCCGGCGAGGCGGTCGCGCTCACCGCGATCGAGCGCGCCGCCACCGGTGCGGCGCCCACGACCACCGCGCCGACCACCCTCGCCGACCAGATCGAGGCGCAGCTCGCGGGAGCAGGGCGCGCGCTCACCGCCGCCGCACTCCGGAAGCTTTGCCGGGTCCGGAACGCGACGCTGACCTCCGCACTCACCGACCTCGTCGACGCCGGCCGGATCCGCAAGGACGCGAGCGGCTACGCGATCGCCCGCTGATTCCCGATTCCCATTCCCGAACGCCCTTAGGCGTGTGCGGGAACGGGAACCATCAAAGAGCGCGACCGCGATGCCCTCGAAAAGCGAGCTCACGCTCA
This region of Verrucomicrobiota bacterium genomic DNA includes:
- a CDS encoding AAA family ATPase; the protein is MNKKLLSLFGLKWNPFSPDVPTDALLVAPRIESFCWRVENLAREGGFALITGAPGIGKSSALRLLVERLGALREIKIGVMARPHIGVADFYRELGDLFGVELSPHNRWAGAKLLRERWQSHIDAALVRPVLVADEAQDMSTAVLNEMRHLSSARLDSHMLLTTVLAGDTRLVDKFRSDDLLPLASRMRVKLNLDRATPDELEQCLRHCMTKAGANKLMTTELVATLCEHAAGNYRTLMTMANELLVTGAQREVKHLDEKLFFDSYTPTTSEPMTKSVVAPSKRR
- a CDS encoding AAA family ATPase; amino-acid sequence: MNLPTVRAHCLAEHPQARRWLIDELWADEAVGIVGGEPKCCKSFLALDMAVSVAGGVPCLRRFAPAQTGRVLLFAAEDALHVVRQRLAGIALAAGRALADLDIHVITAPSVRLDVERDRDALVETIAELRPKLLVLDPFVRLHRVDENLSGEVAPLLAYLRELQRRFHVAVALVHHARKGGAKMRAGQALRGSSEFHAWGDSNLYLRRHGEQLALSVEHRAAAAITAVSLQLAIAGEAVALTAIERAATGAAPTTTAPTTLADQIEAQLAGAGRALTAAALRKLCRVRNATLTSALTDLVDAGRIRKDASGYAIAR